One Trichoderma atroviride chromosome 7, complete sequence DNA segment encodes these proteins:
- a CDS encoding uncharacterized protein (TransMembrane:6 (i329-349o369-391i403-423o456-475i487-504o537-557i)): MDQSPSPHRGSSNDGAGDTTSPTRPHAGIDETISSSRQNVRGSQEDTERGSLRRRSRTSRRSTFRSVAPLTTAGQGTQFNLAGPSESQQLRSAHEPFVHPGYGDLNPSYEQPNNTKPIWSLAKPLPRVVRPGMVPTKNELLESCINAELPAENSQKLGLDVDPNELEKGRIDKSADVRKMAAQVTDARVQRENNFIKTILASDAESASGDVAQLVQTRSSQRRATITRPPVQSPLDTVEESVSDHLSTASKKRRSRESQRLDEAEGEIDLGPDELIEGNRSLETLRIDQEAYPEDLHPLVQNLVEDEIHNNHTVWSVVRTHHREALAESLAVFIQLTVGFCADIAVTVANAGNPNTTAWAWGFASMMGIYISGGVSGAHLNPTITVMLWFFRGFPKRKMPEYFLAQFIGAFCACFAAYGVYYVSIQHYVSSGTGTDQEIMNCFVTNQRNPYINVPTALFTEFVGTMCLTVVVLALGDDQNAPPGAGMNSLIIGLVIVCLTISFANQTGAALNPSRDFGPRLALLALGYGSELFTNPYWFYGPFAGTLMGSFTGAFLYDFFIFTGGESPVNYPLDRTQRALRKSGMKWRRRLHLTPKEEEDKVV; this comes from the coding sequence ATGGACCAATCGCCTAGTCCACACCGTGGCTCATCGAatgatggcgctggcgatACTACTTCTCCAACTAGACCACATGCAGGTATAGACGAAACAATATCTTCCTCTAGACAAAATGTTAGAGGGAGTCAAGAAGACACGGAGCGCGGAAGCCTTCGCCGAAGGAGCAGAACTTCCAGGAGATCGACGTTTCGTAGCGTGGCTCCCTTGACAACAGCTGGCCAGGGGACTCAATTCAATCTTGCCGGTCCCAGCGAATCTCAGCAGTTGCGCAGCGCGCATGAGCCTTTCGTTCATCCAGGTTACGGAGATCTCAACCCATCATATGAACAACCGAATAACACCAAGCCAATATGGAGTTTGGCAAAGCCGCTGCCGCGCGTTGTTCGGCCAGGAATGGTCCCAACGAAGAATGAATTGCTGGAGAGCTGTATCAATGCAGAGCTACCGGCCGAAAACTCCCAAAAGCTGGGACTGGATGTTGACCCGAATGAGCTGGAAAAGGGTCGCATTGACAAGTCGGCAGACGTACGCAAGATGGCAGCACAAGTTACCGATGCCCGAGTGCAGAGGgaaaataactttataaaaacCATCCTAGCATCAGATGCTGAGTCGGCGTCTGGAGATGTCGCCCAGCTTGTGCAAACAAGATCAAGCCAAAGACGAGCCACGATTACGCGCCCACCGGTCCAGAGCCCTCTGGATACTGTGGAGGAGAGTGTGTCTGACCACCTAAGCACCGCATCGAAAAAAAGACGTAGCCGTGAGTCTCAGCGGCTagacgaggccgagggaGAAATTGATTTAGGACCAGACGAACTCATCGAGGGCAACAGGTCTCTCGAAACACTTCGCATCGATCAAGAGGCATATCCGGAGGATCTTCACCCATTAGTCCAGAATTtggtggaagatgaaatCCACAACAACCACACTGTCTGGTCTGTTGTCCGCACCCATCATCGCGAGGCTTTGGCCGAGTCCCTTGCTGTTTTCATCCAGCTGACTGTCGGATTTTGCGCCGACATTGCCGTTACTGTGGCCAATGCTGGTAATCCCAATACTACGGCCTGGGCTTGGGGATTTGCCAGCATGATGGGCATCTACATCTCTGGTGGCGTTTCTGGAGCTCATCTGAACCCTACAATCACCGTCATGTTGTGGTTCTTCCGCGGATTTCCTAAGCGCAAGATGCCCGAGTACTTTCTCGCTCAGTTTATTGGAGCATTTTGTGCGTGTTTTGCCGCGTATGGCGTCTACTATGTGTCTATCCAGCATTATGTCTCGAGTGGCACGGGTACAGATCAGGAAATCATGAACTGCTTCGTCACAAACCAGCGCAACCCATACATCAATGTCCCCACAGCTCTTTTCACCGAGTTTGTCGGCACAATGTGTCTAACTGTCGTCGTGTTAGCACTCGGTGACGACCAAAATGCCCCTCCTGGTGCGGGTATGAACTCTCTTATTATTGGTCTAGTTATTGTGTGTCTCACGATAAGCTTTGCCAACCAGACGGGCGCTGCTCTTAACCCGAGTCGTGACTTTGGACCACGATTGGCACTCTTGGCTCTTGGTTATGGTTCTGAACTATTCACTAATCCTTACTGGTTTTATGGTCCTTTCGCAGGCACGCTCATGGGCTCATTCACCGGGGCGTTCCTTTAcgatttcttcatcttcactgGTGGCGAATCCCCAGTCAACTATCCTCTGGACCGGACACAGCGTGCCCTACGTAAGAGTGGGATGAAGTGGCGGCGTCGGCTACACCTGACtcccaaagaggaagaagacaaggtTGTTTAG
- a CDS encoding uncharacterized protein (EggNog:ENOG41~SECRETED:SignalP(1-16)~CAZy:GH64) produces MRYLTVLTALLGAVSAAPSLISRAKSPFSVAKPGDAQDIIITANNTLNGTFHSSTTTIVNKNAIHSRALGGSLPIKLVNSFSGGQVNAYISGLDSDGRVVFVAADGSLVYPSSGGSAVPVAITSNIAIPLPAQGNSITVTVPIVITSARIYFSEGSLQFFMVKIPNGDGLVQPSPTNLSDPSAGVNWGFVELSYTTGLAVYANISYVDFVGMILSMTLSVKDGSGTQVTKGLSSTAVSQICNGLVQQGNSDGFPWSSMCVANSAGTPIRALSPNDYNVINSAGFQNYWSAYVDQVWNQYTNNPLTINTQSVGNVNCQVSGGTLNCSGDNRGYAKPTAGDIWGCNSGPFAIQGGDNAIHTAVVPRLCAAFVRSTLLIAGGNVQPGVASSQYYTVNPTNHYSRLVHSLEVDGRGYAFPYDDVNPDGENASGTLASGSPDTLTVFVGAPPS; encoded by the coding sequence ATGAGATATCTCACTGTCCTTACTGCCCTTCTGGGTGCAGTTTCAGCCGCTCCTTCGCTCATCTCCAGAGCCAAGTCGCCATTCAGCGTCGCCAAGCCCGGCGACGCCCAggatatcatcatcaccgcGAACAACACTCTCAACGGAACTTTCCACAGTTCGACCACGACAATTGTGAACAAGAACGCCATTCACTCCCGCGCTCTTGGTGGTAGTCTGCCCATTAAGCTCGTCAACAGCTTCAGTGGTGGCCAGGTCAACGCCTACATCTCCGGTCTCGACTCTGACGGCCGAGTTGTCTTCGTTGCCGCCGATGGCAGCTTGGTTTACCCTAGCTCCGGAGGCTCCGCCGTCCCTGTTGCCATCACCAGCAACATCGCCATTCCTCTGCCTGCGCAGGGCAACTCCATTACCGTCACTGTGCCCATCGTCATCACTTCTGCCCGAATCTACTTCTCCGAGGGCAGCCTCCAGTTCTTCATGGTCAAGATTCCCAACGGTGACGGTTTGGTTCAGCCTTCGCCGACCAACCTCTCTGATCCCAGTGCGGGCGTCAACTGGGGATTCGTCGAGCTTTCCTACACTACGGGCTTGGCTGTTTACGCAAACATCAGCTATGTTGACTTTGTCGGCATGATCCTGAGCATGACCCTGTCCGTCAAGGATGGTAGCGGCACCCAGGTTACCAAGGGTCTCAGCTCTACCGCCGTCAGCCAGATCTGCAATGGCCTCGTCCAGCAGGGCAACTCGGATGGCTTCCCATGGAGCTCCATGTGCGTTGCCAACTCTGCGGGAACCCCCATCCGCGCCCTCTCGCCCAACGACTACAACGTCATCAACTCGGCCGGATTCCAGAACTACTGGAGCGCCTATGTCGACCAGGTCTGGAACCAGTACACCAACAACCCCCTGACCATCAACACCCAGAGCGTTGGCAACGTCAACTGCCAGGTTTCCGGCGGCACTCTCAACTGCAGCGGCGACAACCGCGGCTATGCCAAGCCTACTGCTGGTGATATCTGGGGCTGCAACAGCGGACCATTTGCCATCCAGGGCGGTGACAACGCCATCCACACCGCTGTTGTCCCCCGTCTCTGTGCTGCCTTTGTCCGATCTACCCTCCTGATTGCTGGCGGCAACGTCCAGCCTGGTGTCGCCTCTTCTCAGTACTACACTGTGAACCCCACCAACCACTACAGCCGCCTCGTACACTCCCTCGAAGTTGATGGAAGAGGATATGCCTTCCCCTATGACGACGTCAACCCTGATGGTGAGAATGCCTCTGGCACTCTGGCTTCGGGCAGCCCTGACACTCTTACCGTCTTTGTTGGTGCCCCACCATCTTAA
- a CDS encoding uncharacterized protein (EggNog:ENOG41): MTAATALSLAALRLHDPPRLQDLAPAIWTIIFSLFDSAQTVARIALTCKKLNAVAQVQGWPCFVRSRFASLKLSKALGDKEWAELAKKLTAQSRAWDRRAFSITSVVPPIQNGGGNERSGHSRGRGRGRGRGRGRGRGGGGQSRIQTFPAHVVVDASSKVDGRDEEETVAWGLGEDVIIRSRKSKNSVLQGETWTSLPGVEAGFRSGDDDVAAISILSDSAPQPGLLVGRASGYLQLISTERNDVGRLLAWFHPMRGGVDQFDMQHFDTNESQNAVVVATKENVLFYPLEPNNWPAADMANGTPDIVVEPTEAFSVKSMPNSQEFRFIREAKYMSNGDIALCMASSAQPLRYLKRTPSGTVLANAAKLRPSSRCTETHIFDGNAPQTARSVLPVNSTSVIDGSGNTVLSSYDDGTVRLQDLRSHSPIDAIFQDHFEMTAPLGPLLSYGMDRFIVGSARLPILKVFDFRWTRPYSYTDALDCSKTGLGPTPKSLTGIPAPKSSNYAKCCHLSGRQCNLHSLARTDFYRPNCNLYLPIVYPAATPLYSLAKSSDMASNVYAGVTGELLKISLRDATVDEREDFCMKRMGNSNRCGYTFHRSLANLVETGDGLALSDISKSKRLPLLFKQNSELLSDAATGELRRLDHALR; this comes from the coding sequence ATGACCGCTGCCACCGCTTTGAGCCTGGCCGCGCTGCGTCTGCACGATCCGCCCAGGCTGCAAGACCTCGCTCCGGCAATATGGACTATtatcttctccctcttcgaCTCGGCACAAACTGTCGCACGCATCGCATTGACATGTAAGAAACTCAACGCTGTGGCCCAGGTGCAAGGCTGGCCTTGCTTTGTCAGGAGCCGATTTGCGAGTCTCAAGCTTTCAAAGGCACTCGGCGACAAAGAATGGGCTGAGCTGGCTAAGAAGTTGACTGCGCAATCGCGTGCCTGGGACCGCCGCGCTTTTTCTATAACTTCAGTAGTGCCTCCTATCCAAAACGGCGGAGGCAATGAGCGATCTGGTCACAGTCGggggcgagggcgagggcgtgGACGTGGGAGAGGACGCggccgtggtggtggtggccagTCTAGGATACAGACGTTCCCAGCACACGTTGTCGTCGACGCGAGTTCCAAAGTCGATGGAcgggacgaagaagagacagTTGCCTGGGGTCTCGGTGAGGATGTGATCATCCGATCGCGAAAGTCAAAGAACTCTGTTCTTCAGGGTGAAACCTGGACATCACTCCCCGGAGTCGAGGCCGGGTTTAGGagcggcgacgatgatgtgGCGGCCATTTCGATTCTGTCCGATTCTGCGCCCCAGCCTGGCCTCCTTGTTGGCCGAGCAAGCGGTTACTTGCAGCTCATTTCTACAGAACGCAACGACGTGGGACGACTTCTCGCTTGGTTCCATCCAATGCGTGGAGGTGTAGATCAATTTGACATGCAGCACTTTGATACCAACGAATCGCAAAACGCTGTGGTCGTTGCCACAAAGGAAAATGTCTTATTCTACCCTTTAGAGCCCAACAACTGGCCGGCTGCGGACATGGCTAATGGCACTCCGGATATCGTCGTTGAGCCCACTGAGGCCTTTAGCGTCAAGAGTATGCCCAACTCTCAAGAGTTTAGATTCATTCGTGAGGCAAAGTATATGAGCAACGGAGATATTGCTTTGTgcatggccagcagcgcacAACCTCTGCGTTATCTGAAGAGAACACCTTCGGGCACCGTGTTAGCCAATGCCGCCAAATTACGACCTTCGAGCCGTTGCACCGAAACGCATATCTTTGACGGCAACGCTCCGCAAACTGCTCGGAGCGTGCTGCCAGTCAACTCTACGTCAGTTATTGACGGCTCTGGCAACACCGTCTTGAGCTCTTACGATGATGGGACTGTTCGGCTGCAGGATCTTCGGAGTCATTCTCCCATTGacgccatcttccaagacCACTTTGAGATGACTGCCCCTCTCGGCCCGCTTCTGTCCTATGGAATGGATAGATTTATCGTTGGAAGCGCCCGCTTACCTATTCTGAAAGTGTTTGACTTCCGATGGACGCGGCCTTATTCCTACACAGACGCCCTCGATTGCAGCAAAACCGGGCTCGGCCCAACACCAAAGTCACTCACCGGGATCCCAGCCCCGAAGTCCTCAAATTATGCGAAATGCTGCCATCTATCTGGACGCCAATGTAACCTTCACTCCCTGGCTCGGACTGACTTCTACAGACCAAACTGCAATTTGTACCTCCCCATTGTGTATCCCGCCGCGACGCCGCTGTATTCGCTTGCCAAATCGTCGGACATGGCATCAAATGTCTATGCAGGCGTTACTGGTGAGCTACTGAAAATAAGCCTCAGAGACGCTACAGTCGATGAGCGGGAAGATTTCTGTATGAAGCGGATGGGAAACAGTAACCGCTGCGGATATACCTTTCACAGGAGTCTTGCCAATTTGGTCGAGACGGGCGATGGACTTGCGCTGAGCGATATTTCCAAAAGCAAGAGGCTTCCACTCTTGTTCAAGCAGAATTCTGAGCTGTTGTCTGACGCTGCTACAGGGGAGCTCCGTCGGCTCGATCATGCTTTGAGGTAA
- a CDS encoding uncharacterized protein (EggNog:ENOG41) — MTSSPLVVGPAIGHSHTHTIIVLHGRDSEAQEFMAEFFECEATGSETDRTLPALFPTIRWVFPEAKPLHSERFHIEMSQWFDMWSVEDQQERAELQVEGLRASVDRIAKLIQDEELLVPRERIFLSGISQGFATVLATFFADGRGGFAGLCGFSSWLPPAAQAVSEVYEVAGNPSHQLAAMQRLYLGRDEISPLQMTSTPILLEHCRDDEVIDIQSGTRLRDFLYRFDMEVDWNEYQDGGHWFNEPQGVDDFVRFLRKNM; from the exons ATGACTTCCTCGCCATTAGTTGTCGGCCCTGCGATAGGCCATTCTCATACTCACACAATAATCGTCTTGCATGGTCGCGATAGTGAGGCACAAGAGTTCATGGCTGAGTTTTTCGAGTGCGAGGCAACCGGGTCTGAAACAGATCGCACGCTACCAGCGCTTTTTCCTACTATCCGCTGGGTGTTCCCAGAAGCAAAACCTCTTCATTCTGAACGCTTTCATATCGAAATGTCTCAATGGTTTGACATGTGGAGTGTGGAAGATCAGCAAGAGCGAGCTGAGCTGCAAGTGGAAGGCTTGCGAGCAAGTGTCGATCGCATCGCCAAATTAATCCAGGACGAAGAGCTACTCGTACCCAGAGAGAGGATATTTTTAAGTGGAATCAGCCAGGGGTTTGCGAC TGTATTAGCTACCTTCTTTGCTGACGGTAGAGGAGGCTTCGCTGGCCTATGCGGATTCTCTAGCTGGCTACCGCCCGCTGCCCAAGCTGTATCAGAAGTATATGAAGTCGCGGGCAATCCTAGTCACCAATTGGCCGCCATGCAGCGACTTTACCTTGGTAGAGATGAGATATCGCCACTACAAATGACCTCGACGCCTATTCTTCTAGAGCACTGCCGAGACGACGAAGTTATTGATATCCAGAGCGGGACTCGCCTGCGAGATTTTTTATATCGATTCGATATGGAGGTTGACTGGAATGAATATCAAGATGGAGGACATTGGTTCAACGAGCCGCAAGGCGTCGACGATTTTGTTAGGTTTCTGCGAAAAAATATGTAG